A portion of the Clostridium gelidum genome contains these proteins:
- the arfA gene encoding arabinosylfuranosidase ArfA: MQKKAKMVIDKDFKISEIDKRIYGSFIEHLGRAVYGGIYQPDHMSADENGFRKDVLELVKELDVPIIRYPGGNFVSNFFWEDSVGPVAERPKRLELAWRSLETNEIGLNEFSKWTKAVGAEVMMAVNLGTRGISDACNLLEYCNHTGGTKYSDLRIKHGVKTPHKIKTWCLGNEMDGPWQIGHKTQEEYGRLALETGKAMKLIDPDIELVSCGSSNTAMPTFPEWEASTLDHTYEVADFVSLHQYYGNRFNDTSNFLAQSVDMEHFIKTVTATCDYIKAKKRSKKTMNLSFDEWNVWFHSNSDDENIMKNDPWQKAPALLEDMYNFEDALLVGLMLIVLMKHSDRVKMACLAQLVNVIAPIMTEENGPAWKQTIYYPYLHASKYGRGIALEPVISSPKHDTIDFTDVADIESIAVYNEEKDEVTIFAVNRNLKEDIELTCDVRSFGDFKIIEHIVLEHEDMKIVNSAKGEAVTPKCVNRSELVDGIITSALGKASWNVIRLGKNK, encoded by the coding sequence ATGCAAAAAAAAGCAAAGATGGTAATAGATAAAGATTTTAAAATATCTGAAATAGACAAAAGGATTTATGGTTCTTTCATTGAACATTTAGGAAGAGCTGTATATGGAGGGATTTATCAGCCGGATCATATGTCAGCTGATGAAAATGGTTTCCGAAAGGATGTACTAGAGTTAGTAAAAGAACTAGATGTTCCTATAATTAGATATCCAGGTGGAAATTTCGTATCAAATTTCTTCTGGGAAGATAGTGTTGGACCAGTTGCGGAAAGACCAAAGAGATTAGAACTTGCTTGGAGAAGCCTTGAAACTAATGAAATTGGATTAAATGAATTCTCAAAATGGACTAAAGCTGTTGGAGCAGAAGTGATGATGGCAGTTAATCTTGGAACAAGAGGAATATCAGATGCTTGTAATTTATTAGAATACTGTAATCACACTGGCGGAACAAAATACAGTGATTTAAGAATAAAGCATGGTGTTAAAACTCCACATAAGATTAAAACATGGTGTTTAGGAAATGAAATGGACGGGCCATGGCAAATAGGACATAAAACTCAAGAGGAATATGGAAGGTTAGCTTTAGAAACAGGAAAAGCAATGAAATTAATAGATCCAGATATTGAATTAGTTTCATGTGGAAGTTCAAATACAGCAATGCCTACTTTCCCAGAGTGGGAAGCATCAACACTAGATCATACTTATGAGGTAGCGGATTTTGTATCTCTTCATCAATATTATGGAAATAGATTTAATGATACTTCAAATTTCCTAGCACAAAGTGTTGATATGGAGCATTTCATTAAAACTGTTACAGCTACTTGTGACTATATTAAAGCTAAAAAACGTAGCAAGAAGACTATGAATCTAAGTTTTGATGAGTGGAATGTATGGTTTCATTCTAATTCAGATGATGAGAATATAATGAAAAATGATCCATGGCAAAAGGCACCTGCGCTTTTAGAGGATATGTATAATTTTGAAGATGCTCTATTAGTTGGACTTATGTTAATAGTTTTAATGAAACATTCTGATAGAGTTAAAATGGCTTGTTTAGCACAATTAGTTAATGTTATCGCACCAATTATGACTGAAGAAAATGGTCCTGCATGGAAGCAAACTATATACTATCCATATTTACATGCTTCAAAATATGGTAGAGGAATTGCACTAGAGCCAGTAATTTCTTCACCAAAACATGATACTATAGATTTTACAGATGTAGCGGATATTGAATCAATAGCGGTATATAATGAAGAAAAGGATGAAGTTACTATATTTGCAGTTAATCGTAATCTAAAAGAAGATATTGAATTAACTTGCGATGTAAGAAGTTTTGGTGATTTTAAAATCATTGAACACATTGTATTAGAACATGAGGATATGAAGATAGTAAACTCTGCGAAAGGCGAAGCTGTTACACCAAAATGCGTTAACAGAAGTGAGCTAGTGGATGGAATAATTACTTCAGCTTTAGGAAAAGCATCTTGGAACGTAATCCGTTTAGGAAAGAATAAATAG
- a CDS encoding DUF1294 domain-containing protein, translating to MLKIGLTYLFIINLLGFFIMLMDKQRAIHREWRIPEKTLLGISVFGGAIGMLFGMSCFRHKTKHKKFTIGVPFILLMQIFLIILYFKAY from the coding sequence ATGCTTAAAATTGGATTAACATATTTATTTATTATTAACTTGCTAGGGTTCTTTATAATGCTTATGGACAAGCAAAGAGCTATCCATAGAGAATGGAGAATACCCGAAAAGACTCTACTTGGAATTTCTGTTTTTGGCGGAGCTATTGGTATGCTATTTGGAATGTCTTGTTTTAGACATAAAACAAAGCATAAGAAGTTTACAATCGGGGTTCCGTTTATACTTCTTATGCAGATTTTTCTAATTATATTATATTTTAAAGCGTACTAA
- a CDS encoding exodeoxyribonuclease III, giving the protein MKKLISWNVNGLRACVKKGFEEYFKEADADIFCIQESKLQEGQIDLYLEGYKSYWNYAEKKGYSGTAVFTKEEPINVKIGMGIQEHDTEGRVITLEFQEFYLVNVYTPNSKQGLERIDYRMVWEDVFKDYLKSLEENKPVIVCGDLNVAHNEIDLKNPKSNRKNAGFSDEERSKIGQLLDAGFIDTYRYFYPDKEDAYSWWSYRFNARANNAGWRIDYFLVSESLKDKLKDSKIHMEIIGSDHCPVELMIEL; this is encoded by the coding sequence GTGAAAAAGTTAATTTCGTGGAATGTTAATGGATTAAGAGCTTGTGTAAAAAAAGGATTTGAAGAATATTTTAAAGAAGCAGATGCGGATATATTTTGTATACAAGAAAGCAAGCTTCAAGAGGGGCAAATAGATTTATACTTAGAAGGTTACAAATCTTACTGGAATTATGCAGAAAAAAAAGGATATTCAGGTACAGCAGTATTTACAAAGGAAGAACCAATAAATGTGAAAATAGGCATGGGAATTCAAGAGCATGATACGGAAGGAAGAGTAATCACATTAGAATTTCAAGAGTTCTATTTAGTAAATGTTTATACTCCAAATTCAAAACAAGGTTTAGAAAGAATTGATTATAGAATGGTGTGGGAAGATGTCTTTAAAGATTATTTAAAGTCTCTTGAAGAAAATAAACCTGTTATAGTATGTGGAGATTTAAATGTTGCTCATAATGAAATAGATCTTAAAAACCCTAAGAGTAATAGAAAAAATGCTGGATTTAGTGATGAGGAAAGAAGTAAGATAGGACAGCTTTTAGATGCTGGATTTATAGATACATATAGATATTTTTATCCAGATAAAGAAGATGCATACTCATGGTGGTCATATAGATTTAATGCAAGGGCAAATAATGCAGGATGGAGAATAGATTACTTTTTAGTTTCAGAAAGTTTAAAAGATAAATTAAAAGATTCTAAAATTCATATGGAAATAATAGGCTCAGATCATTGTCCAGTGGAATTAATGATTGAACTATAG
- a CDS encoding arabinan endo-1,5-alpha-L-arabinosidase, protein MKKKILVLAVLLSLIGIIGCSSKQNSENSLAKISFPENPKLEESRDPSIVLDKKNWGTLGAHDPSIFKDKDTYYVFSTDARVGGSATPGIQVRKSKDLINWEFVGQALKGIPEEAKKWSRAQGIWAPEVTKVGNEYYLYYCASSFGKNKSYIGLLKSKTIEGPWEDQGLVLKTNQGEDRNALDPNIVYDKDGQMWMSYGSFWSGIYIVKLDNNTGKLVNQSDKGKNIAQRNGSVSGAVEGPFIIYNEEQKKYYLFVSYGSLSSDYNVRVGRADDIEGPYLDSNGNDMTDISNSNYNEVGNKVLGGYKFGDSEGFIAPGHNSVLKDNGNYYIAHHVRTEKKTDWFYLNVRKILWSEDGWPMVSPERYTGETEEKIEKDAIIGNWQLILQDKNVNEIIPSLQYEFKSNNKIKSEKQSGKWELTGDNNIVIEMSNNGEETKYNGKVIPSWDFENEKSTLVFTAINRNGVALWGKLIR, encoded by the coding sequence ATGAAAAAGAAGATTTTAGTTTTAGCAGTATTATTATCTCTAATCGGGATAATAGGATGTTCATCAAAACAAAATAGTGAAAATAGCTTGGCAAAAATCAGCTTTCCGGAAAACCCAAAGTTAGAAGAATCAAGAGATCCAAGTATAGTTCTTGATAAAAAGAATTGGGGGACTTTAGGGGCTCATGATCCGTCAATATTTAAAGATAAAGATACCTACTATGTATTTTCAACAGATGCTAGAGTAGGCGGATCAGCAACTCCAGGAATACAAGTGAGAAAATCTAAAGATTTAATTAATTGGGAGTTCGTGGGGCAAGCGCTAAAGGGAATTCCAGAAGAAGCAAAGAAATGGAGTCGTGCACAGGGTATATGGGCTCCTGAAGTAACTAAAGTAGGAAATGAATATTATTTATATTATTGTGCATCAAGCTTTGGTAAAAATAAATCATATATAGGGCTGTTAAAAAGTAAAACTATAGAGGGTCCATGGGAAGATCAAGGACTTGTTTTAAAAACAAATCAAGGAGAGGATAGAAATGCCTTAGATCCAAATATAGTTTATGATAAGGATGGTCAAATGTGGATGTCCTATGGGTCATTTTGGAGTGGAATATATATAGTAAAACTTGATAATAATACTGGAAAGCTAGTAAATCAAAGTGACAAAGGGAAAAATATCGCACAAAGGAATGGAAGTGTAAGTGGAGCTGTAGAGGGGCCATTTATTATATATAATGAGGAACAAAAGAAATATTATTTATTTGTTTCGTATGGTTCGTTGTCTTCAGATTACAATGTTAGAGTAGGAAGAGCGGATGATATTGAAGGGCCATACTTAGATAGTAACGGCAATGACATGACTGATATATCAAATTCGAATTATAATGAAGTTGGTAATAAAGTTTTAGGCGGATATAAATTTGGAGATAGTGAAGGTTTTATAGCACCAGGTCATAATTCTGTATTAAAGGATAATGGAAATTACTATATAGCACATCATGTAAGAACGGAGAAAAAGACCGATTGGTTTTACCTAAATGTAAGAAAAATTTTATGGTCAGAAGATGGCTGGCCTATGGTATCTCCAGAGAGATATACAGGTGAAACAGAAGAAAAGATAGAAAAAGATGCTATTATAGGTAACTGGCAATTGATATTACAGGATAAGAATGTTAATGAAATAATACCTTCACTGCAATATGAGTTTAAGAGTAATAATAAGATAAAAAGTGAAAAGCAGTCAGGAAAATGGGAATTAACAGGGGATAATAATATCGTTATTGAAATGAGTAATAATGGAGAAGAAACTAAATATAATGGAAAAGTAATACCATCATGGGATTTTGAAAATGAGAAATCAACTTTAGTATTTACAGCAATAAATAGAAATGGAGTTGCTTTATGGGGTAAATTAATAAGATAA
- a CDS encoding DUF624 domain-containing protein, producing MGIFSPNFQREGPGVEKDSPSKEGISLFFELFITRFWDILKLNIIFIIYCIPIVTVGPAFGALTSITMSMIQRKHIYIFSDFHQAFKSNWKQSLICSFIVALTFTLFGVALFFYYKLAQQQPIFYCIFFVCLFITVLLGFACIYIYPLLTTISLPIKDIFKNSIFLSIVCLKNALLSALVCGIFLGINIVFFPLTFPILLIFTFSMLSFITSFAAWPGIKKFIVK from the coding sequence ATGGGAATATTTTCACCGAACTTCCAACGTGAAGGTCCTGGTGTAGAAAAAGATTCGCCTTCAAAAGAAGGTATATCATTATTTTTCGAACTATTTATTACAAGGTTTTGGGATATTCTTAAACTGAATATTATTTTTATTATTTATTGCATACCTATTGTCACAGTTGGTCCAGCTTTCGGCGCTTTGACCTCAATTACTATGTCAATGATTCAGCGTAAACATATTTATATTTTCAGCGATTTTCATCAAGCATTTAAATCCAATTGGAAACAATCACTAATTTGTAGTTTTATAGTTGCTTTAACATTTACATTATTTGGTGTAGCACTATTCTTCTATTATAAATTGGCACAGCAACAACCTATATTTTATTGCATTTTCTTTGTATGCCTTTTCATTACCGTTTTGCTTGGATTTGCTTGTATATATATTTATCCTTTGCTCACTACAATTTCCCTTCCTATAAAGGATATTTTTAAAAACTCTATATTTCTTAGTATAGTATGTCTGAAGAATGCATTATTATCTGCTTTAGTTTGTGGGATTTTTTTAGGAATTAATATTGTCTTTTTCCCTTTAACTTTTCCAATTCTTTTAATTTTCACATTTAGTATGCTATCTTTTATTACCAGCTTTGCTGCATGGCCAGGAATAAAAAAATTCATTGTAAAATAA
- a CDS encoding ArsR/SmtB family transcription factor, with protein MIHITDLKESLPLFKALSSDVRVTIIELLSTYKQLNMNELSEKLNLTNGAVTMHIKKLEDCGLIKTNNLTGKHGLQKICSLHEDKFIIDIGTQDVVDSYDIDLNIGHYSNYDIAPTCGLATQEKIIGEVDNPNYFADPERINADILWFTKGSIEYRIPNYLKPNETFSELQISMEISSEAPGTCTIWPSDIHFFINNVNVGSWTSPGDFGDSKGILTPSWWFPNWNQYGLLKLLNINSFGTFIDGIKISDITLSDLELNYKSDILLKLAVPEETKHVGGLTIFGKNFGNYSQGISVRLIYNTLT; from the coding sequence ATGATTCATATTACTGATCTAAAAGAAAGTTTGCCACTCTTTAAAGCTTTAAGCTCTGACGTAAGAGTAACTATAATAGAGCTTTTATCTACATATAAACAACTAAACATGAATGAATTATCTGAAAAACTTAATTTAACTAATGGTGCAGTCACCATGCATATAAAGAAATTAGAAGATTGCGGATTAATTAAAACAAACAATTTAACTGGAAAACATGGTTTACAAAAGATATGTTCCCTCCATGAAGATAAATTTATAATCGATATAGGTACACAAGATGTTGTAGATTCTTATGATATTGATTTAAATATAGGTCATTATTCTAATTATGACATTGCTCCAACTTGTGGTCTTGCAACTCAAGAAAAGATTATAGGAGAAGTAGATAATCCTAATTATTTTGCAGATCCAGAAAGAATTAATGCAGATATATTGTGGTTTACTAAAGGCTCTATAGAGTATAGAATTCCAAATTATCTAAAACCTAATGAAACATTTTCAGAATTACAAATATCCATGGAAATAAGTTCAGAAGCTCCTGGTACATGTACTATCTGGCCTTCTGATATACATTTTTTTATTAACAATGTGAATGTTGGTAGCTGGACTAGTCCTGGAGATTTTGGAGATAGCAAAGGAATCTTAACACCATCTTGGTGGTTCCCTAACTGGAACCAATACGGTTTGTTAAAACTTTTAAACATAAATTCTTTTGGAACTTTCATTGATGGAATAAAGATTTCAGACATAACTCTATCAGATTTAGAATTGAATTACAAAAGTGATATCTTACTTAAGCTGGCTGTTCCAGAAGAAACAAAACATGTTGGTGGTTTAACTATCTTCGGCAAAAATTTCGGTAATTATAGTCAAGGCATAAGTGTAAGACTTATTTACAATACATTAACTTAA
- a CDS encoding undecaprenyl diphosphate synthase family protein produces MRIPKHIGIIPDGNRRWALSNELSKHKGYDHGINPGLQVFKLCQKENVQEVTFYGFTIDNTKRPSDQKEAFTKACIDSVMLLTKENCEILVLGNTESSCFPKELLPFTTRQKFGLGGIKANFLINYGWEWDLNLLKNSDPSKKHIQPYLHSKDISRIDLIIRWGGRRRLSGLLPVQSVYSDFYILDNYWPDFKEEDFCNALSWYNEQDITLGG; encoded by the coding sequence ATGAGAATACCAAAACATATAGGTATTATTCCTGATGGCAATAGACGTTGGGCTTTATCCAATGAACTTAGCAAACATAAAGGATATGACCACGGAATAAATCCCGGGCTACAAGTTTTTAAATTATGCCAAAAAGAAAATGTTCAGGAAGTAACCTTTTATGGTTTTACAATAGATAATACAAAACGTCCTAGTGATCAAAAAGAAGCCTTCACAAAGGCTTGTATAGATTCAGTTATGCTTTTAACAAAAGAAAATTGTGAAATATTAGTCTTAGGAAATACTGAATCTAGTTGTTTTCCCAAAGAATTATTACCATTTACCACCAGGCAAAAATTTGGCTTAGGTGGGATTAAAGCAAACTTTTTAATTAATTATGGTTGGGAATGGGATTTAAACTTATTAAAAAATAGTGATCCTTCAAAAAAGCACATTCAGCCATATTTACATTCAAAGGATATTTCTAGAATAGATCTTATAATACGATGGGGTGGACGAAGACGATTAAGTGGTTTATTACCAGTTCAATCAGTTTATTCAGATTTTTATATTTTAGATAACTATTGGCCGGATTTTAAAGAAGAAGATTTTTGTAACGCGCTTTCCTGGTACAATGAACAAGACATAACTCTTGGGGGGTAA
- a CDS encoding AraC family transcriptional regulator translates to MFYFISDNKHPLDHCSSGKLVNSENFIHSKRNLDVFVILIGCEGTLYIAQDDKKYELTPNKFVILFPSHTHYGYKKSEGNLSYYWCHFKITSNGYKLFNDEQINNYILELKNNPSENEFSSVYMLPEYGSISSAARTSLIFRQLLDLASKKSYSKYLTNYALSLLAMEISQDFIDSILLQDENFTNINHNIIDIMDWININYNSNISVKQIADTFNYNPDYLSLSFKKYTGLPLLKYINKTKISVSKQLLLNSSFSIKEIARQVGFNDDKHFMKLFKKFEDVTPTQYRDAYFRKILNKS, encoded by the coding sequence ATGTTTTATTTTATTTCTGATAATAAACACCCACTTGATCATTGCTCTAGTGGAAAATTAGTAAATAGTGAAAATTTCATTCATTCAAAGAGAAATTTAGATGTTTTTGTTATATTAATTGGATGTGAAGGCACTCTATATATCGCCCAAGATGATAAAAAATATGAACTCACTCCAAATAAATTCGTTATTTTATTTCCATCCCACACTCATTATGGTTACAAAAAATCCGAAGGTAACCTTTCTTACTACTGGTGTCATTTCAAAATAACCTCTAATGGATATAAGCTTTTCAATGATGAGCAAATTAATAATTATATATTAGAATTAAAAAACAATCCTTCAGAAAATGAATTTTCAAGTGTTTATATGTTACCTGAGTACGGTTCAATTTCATCAGCTGCTAGAACAAGTCTTATTTTCAGGCAACTTCTCGACTTAGCTAGCAAAAAAAGCTACTCTAAGTATTTAACAAATTATGCCTTAAGCCTACTGGCAATGGAAATATCCCAAGATTTTATAGATAGTATACTTCTTCAAGATGAAAATTTTACAAATATAAACCATAACATAATAGATATTATGGATTGGATAAATATAAATTATAATTCAAATATATCTGTCAAACAAATTGCAGATACCTTTAACTATAATCCTGATTATCTCTCTTTATCATTTAAAAAATATACAGGTTTACCCCTTTTAAAATATATTAATAAAACAAAGATATCAGTTTCCAAACAACTTTTATTAAATTCCTCTTTCTCTATTAAAGAAATTGCAAGGCAAGTAGGTTTTAATGATGATAAACATTTTATGAAACTCTTTAAAAAATTTGAGGATGTTACACCAACTCAATATAGAGATGCTTATTTTAGAAAAATTTTAAATAAAAGTTGA
- a CDS encoding ABC transporter substrate-binding protein, which yields MKSAKLLKKIATIAVTTSLVATMFMGCGGNGASTSSSSSGKEAASGEKLEMWTFVELHAKFYEKMLAKWNEKNPDKKLDINFSVLPYDDMHNKLQSALLSGQGAPDICDIELGKFPNFLKGEPQLETLDDVVAPYKDKIVKSRLDLYSKDGKIYGLPTHVGATVAYYNTELLEKAGIDYKSIATWDDFKKAGEKYYAATGKNFGTADTSATWQINAMLAQQKSDITDASGKPQINSPQMVKALTTLRTMQDAHAIATIPGGQPDTTDAEGAINNGDYAVVIKAMWYMSRFLQYMPDQAGKWAIAPVPVFEKGQPRSVGLGGTGTVVTKTAKNKQNAKEFLAYAKLSEEGNQAIWEDLGFDPTNTDLWTNKAITHNPENKFVKYFKTNPFDTLNEIKNEIGLIKSTEASPNINNVLCTVTLNSIFEDKKDVKQALDEAQQQVENELK from the coding sequence ATGAAAAGTGCAAAATTATTAAAGAAGATTGCAACTATAGCTGTGACTACATCTCTTGTAGCTACAATGTTTATGGGATGCGGCGGAAATGGTGCTTCCACTAGTAGCAGTTCTAGTGGAAAGGAAGCTGCTTCAGGGGAAAAATTGGAAATGTGGACATTTGTTGAATTGCATGCTAAATTCTACGAAAAAATGTTAGCTAAATGGAACGAAAAGAACCCAGATAAGAAACTTGATATTAATTTCTCAGTACTTCCTTATGATGATATGCACAATAAATTACAATCTGCATTGTTGTCCGGACAAGGCGCGCCTGATATATGCGACATCGAACTAGGTAAATTCCCTAACTTCTTAAAGGGAGAGCCTCAATTAGAGACACTTGATGATGTTGTTGCACCTTATAAGGATAAAATAGTTAAATCTCGTCTTGATCTTTATAGTAAAGATGGAAAAATATATGGTTTACCAACACATGTTGGTGCGACTGTTGCATACTACAACACTGAACTTTTAGAAAAAGCAGGTATTGATTATAAATCTATAGCAACTTGGGATGATTTCAAAAAAGCAGGAGAAAAATATTATGCTGCAACTGGTAAAAACTTCGGTACAGCTGATACAAGTGCTACTTGGCAAATAAATGCTATGTTAGCACAACAAAAATCTGATATTACTGATGCAAGTGGTAAACCACAAATAAACAGCCCTCAAATGGTTAAAGCACTTACTACTTTAAGAACTATGCAAGATGCTCATGCAATTGCAACTATTCCAGGTGGACAACCTGATACAACAGATGCTGAAGGTGCAATAAACAATGGAGATTATGCAGTTGTAATTAAAGCTATGTGGTATATGTCAAGATTCTTACAATATATGCCTGATCAAGCAGGTAAATGGGCAATTGCTCCAGTTCCAGTATTTGAAAAAGGTCAACCACGTTCTGTAGGTCTTGGTGGTACTGGTACAGTTGTAACTAAAACAGCTAAAAACAAACAAAATGCTAAAGAATTCTTAGCATATGCAAAACTTTCAGAAGAAGGAAACCAAGCAATATGGGAAGACTTGGGATTTGATCCAACTAATACAGATTTATGGACTAACAAAGCAATCACTCATAATCCAGAAAATAAATTCGTAAAATACTTCAAGACTAATCCTTTTGATACATTAAATGAAATCAAAAATGAAATTGGATTAATTAAATCAACTGAAGCTAGTCCAAACATCAACAACGTTTTATGTACAGTTACTTTAAATAGTATATTTGAAGATAAAAAAGATGTAAAACAAGCATTAGATGAAGCACAACAACAAGTAGAAAATGAATTGAAATAA
- a CDS encoding carbohydrate ABC transporter permease, with the protein MQINISLNSRKRTKKTTQKIAGQGHNITTKVMIFILFAVIAVIVLIPFYTLFISTFKDGAVVVANGMDASIDISKMSLKNYVILFTAKNSFFTWFFNSLFLTIGQVALQLFISAFVAYGFAMYDFKGKNFLFVCVLFVMMVPFEILMLPLYSQVSAMHLTNSYAGIILPSIANASTIFFFRQYLSGIPRDLVEAGRIDGASEYGIFFRLILPIMKPSFAAMGILNAMGSWNNLLWPMLVLKDASKFTLPIGLNTLLTPYGNNFNLLFVGSFLSILPIFVLFMCFQKYFVDGMTAGAVKG; encoded by the coding sequence ATGCAAATTAATATAAGTTTAAATAGTAGAAAAAGAACTAAAAAAACCACTCAAAAAATAGCAGGACAAGGACATAACATAACTACTAAAGTGATGATTTTTATATTATTTGCTGTCATAGCAGTAATAGTGCTAATTCCTTTTTACACACTTTTTATTTCAACTTTTAAAGACGGCGCAGTAGTAGTTGCTAATGGTATGGATGCATCAATCGATATATCTAAAATGTCTCTTAAAAACTACGTTATTTTATTTACAGCAAAGAATAGTTTCTTTACATGGTTTTTTAACAGCTTGTTTTTAACAATAGGTCAAGTAGCACTTCAATTATTTATCAGTGCATTTGTTGCATATGGGTTTGCAATGTATGATTTTAAAGGGAAAAATTTCTTATTTGTTTGTGTTCTATTCGTTATGATGGTGCCTTTTGAAATTTTAATGTTACCTCTTTACAGTCAAGTAAGTGCTATGCATTTAACAAACAGTTACGCTGGAATTATTTTACCTAGCATAGCAAATGCTTCGACAATATTTTTCTTTAGACAGTATTTGTCTGGAATTCCAAGAGACCTTGTCGAAGCAGGAAGAATAGATGGAGCATCAGAATATGGTATCTTCTTTAGATTGATTTTACCAATAATGAAACCATCCTTTGCAGCAATGGGAATTTTAAATGCTATGGGTAGCTGGAATAACTTATTATGGCCAATGTTGGTATTAAAGGACGCATCAAAATTTACATTACCAATAGGTTTAAATACGTTATTGACTCCTTATGGAAATAACTTTAACCTATTATTTGTAGGTTCTTTCCTTTCTATATTACCAATATTTGTATTGTTCATGTGCTTCCAAAAGTACTTTGTTGATGGTATGACAGCTGGAGCAGTAAAAGGCTAA
- a CDS encoding carbohydrate ABC transporter permease → MFKGFIYNKKAAPYVFILPFILVFLLFFLSPMINTIIMSFQTILPGSRKFVGLDNYTKLLGDKVFLLALWNSFKYMIWTLILLIPIPMVLACIINSKLMVGREFFKASLYLPALTSIAVAGIVFRFSFGEQASSLMNQVISLFGMDPFKWLKNGTTGFIVLLILACWRWTGVNMLYFLSGLKNIPAELYESANIDGASTWQKFRYVTIPQLKPTTVYVLTISIYAGLAMFIESYMVYNGNNSPNNIGLTIVGYLYRQGIEKNAMGYASAVGLVLFIIGMAINLVQLKLNGTFKKED, encoded by the coding sequence ATGTTTAAAGGATTTATTTACAATAAAAAAGCAGCACCATATGTATTCATATTGCCGTTTATTCTTGTATTTTTATTATTTTTCTTATCTCCAATGATAAATACAATAATAATGAGTTTTCAAACTATATTACCAGGTTCAAGAAAATTTGTTGGATTAGATAATTATACGAAATTATTGGGAGATAAGGTTTTTTTACTTGCATTGTGGAATAGTTTTAAATATATGATATGGACATTAATATTACTTATTCCAATTCCAATGGTACTTGCATGTATCATAAACAGCAAATTGATGGTTGGTAGAGAGTTCTTTAAAGCTTCATTATACTTACCAGCTTTAACATCTATTGCCGTAGCCGGTATAGTTTTTAGGTTTAGCTTCGGAGAACAAGCTTCTTCATTAATGAATCAAGTTATTTCATTATTTGGTATGGATCCATTTAAATGGCTGAAAAATGGAACTACAGGGTTCATTGTATTATTAATTTTAGCTTGTTGGAGATGGACCGGCGTTAACATGTTATATTTCTTATCAGGATTGAAGAATATACCAGCAGAATTATATGAATCAGCAAACATTGATGGAGCAAGTACATGGCAAAAGTTTAGATATGTAACAATACCTCAACTTAAACCAACAACTGTTTATGTACTTACTATATCTATATATGCAGGTCTTGCAATGTTTATAGAAAGTTACATGGTGTATAATGGTAACAACTCGCCGAATAATATAGGTCTTACAATTGTAGGATATTTATATAGACAAGGTATTGAGAAGAATGCTATGGGTTATGCATCAGCTGTAGGTTTAGTGTTGTTCATTATTGGAATGGCTATTAACTTAGTACAATTAAAGTTAAATGGAACATTTAAGAAGGAGGATTAG